A stretch of the Symmachiella macrocystis genome encodes the following:
- a CDS encoding SGNH/GDSL hydrolase family protein, giving the protein MIRTRLADLKHLIYAVLALLILVALGEVGLRIYDSYTGQITRSDIYDQGIVHRSWTTHHALKPSETQQSPTVGETPGVTVRINSLGLRGDEIVVPKPPGVYRIVCLGDERTLATEVPEEETFAGQLEALLQQYTRQRVEVVNAGVPGYCPLLSYLQVKHQLAALQADVFVMNFDMSDVADDYHYRRLTAMSRDGLPLNCTHPKLMPTPDTGASPDCELLLLLQWGKRTASELVADNIGDGEADNISVATGRYAWLKDDPPDWSPYIEQSMEPLKQLKNLTRGLYADLLVAAGPVPWQICPTASGGEVLRDEIGVPVGTLCASRRPFQMLDDYCRQETMTLCDTSPAFQAAEDPDTLFQVETLGYSREGHRLYARELAKRILRNSAGIWERPASSSNSQPEPEATTHRAPRSLPQ; this is encoded by the coding sequence ATGATCCGAACTCGGCTAGCAGATCTCAAACATCTCATTTACGCGGTGTTGGCGCTACTGATTCTCGTAGCGCTTGGCGAGGTCGGACTGCGCATTTACGATTCCTATACGGGTCAGATTACGCGGAGTGATATCTACGATCAGGGGATCGTGCATCGATCTTGGACGACGCATCACGCTCTCAAGCCGTCCGAGACACAGCAATCGCCAACGGTCGGCGAGACTCCGGGAGTTACGGTTCGCATTAACAGTCTGGGACTGCGGGGGGATGAAATTGTCGTGCCCAAACCTCCTGGTGTGTATCGGATTGTTTGTTTGGGTGACGAAAGGACGTTGGCCACTGAGGTGCCGGAGGAAGAGACCTTTGCCGGACAGTTGGAAGCGCTGCTGCAACAATACACACGGCAGCGCGTGGAGGTCGTCAACGCGGGTGTCCCGGGCTATTGTCCTCTGCTCTCGTATTTGCAGGTCAAACATCAACTGGCTGCTCTGCAAGCCGACGTGTTTGTCATGAACTTCGACATGTCCGACGTCGCCGACGATTACCACTACCGGCGTCTGACGGCCATGTCGCGGGACGGTCTTCCGCTGAATTGTACGCATCCGAAGTTAATGCCAACTCCGGATACCGGAGCCTCACCCGATTGCGAATTGTTGTTGCTGTTGCAATGGGGCAAACGGACGGCTTCGGAATTGGTGGCGGACAACATCGGCGATGGCGAGGCTGACAATATTTCGGTTGCCACCGGCCGTTACGCATGGCTGAAGGACGATCCACCCGATTGGTCGCCCTACATTGAGCAATCGATGGAACCACTGAAGCAACTCAAGAATCTAACGCGTGGTTTATACGCCGATCTCCTCGTGGCAGCCGGTCCTGTACCATGGCAGATCTGTCCCACGGCAAGTGGTGGAGAGGTCCTGCGCGACGAGATTGGTGTTCCCGTTGGTACGTTGTGCGCGAGTCGTCGACCTTTTCAAATGTTGGACGACTATTGCCGACAAGAAACTATGACCTTGTGTGATACGTCGCCCGCGTTTCAAGCAGCGGAAGATCCCGATACGCTCTTCCAAGTAGAGACATTGGGATATTCGCGAGAGGGCCATCGACTTTATGCGCGGGAATTGGCGAAACGTATATTACGCAATTCGGCTGGGATCTGGGAACGTCCCGCATCGAGCAGCAATTCGCAACCGGAACCAGAAGCTACAACGCATCGTGCTCCACGCTCTTTGCCGCAATGA
- a CDS encoding FliA/WhiG family RNA polymerase sigma factor, with protein sequence MATKIDPLVLETWQEYKKDQTNLQLRNKLMERYLPLVRYNAERVWAKLPEGVDLNDLISAGVFGLMDAIDAFDLERGVKFETYCVPRIRGAMLDELRTMDWVPRLVRSKASKLENARKKAEAEVGRPPTDSEIAAKMELSPEEFNKHKSEANAVNLVSLNKKWYETDSYKDVREIDVLEDGKGEDPTESIQRRDLMKLVTKGLNRNERLIIILYYYEELTMKEIGNTLGLSESRVSQMHSSIVNRLKDQLRRRRPEFAQ encoded by the coding sequence ATGGCAACAAAAATTGATCCGCTAGTTTTGGAAACCTGGCAAGAATATAAAAAAGACCAGACCAATTTACAGTTGCGGAATAAGCTGATGGAACGGTATTTACCGTTGGTGCGCTACAATGCCGAACGCGTCTGGGCCAAATTGCCGGAAGGTGTGGATCTGAATGATCTGATTTCCGCCGGCGTGTTTGGGTTGATGGATGCCATTGATGCCTTTGATCTTGAACGCGGTGTGAAGTTTGAGACCTATTGCGTGCCGCGGATTCGGGGAGCGATGCTCGATGAATTGCGGACAATGGATTGGGTCCCGCGTTTGGTACGCAGCAAAGCCAGTAAATTGGAAAATGCGCGGAAAAAAGCGGAAGCGGAAGTCGGACGGCCTCCTACGGACAGCGAAATCGCCGCCAAAATGGAACTCTCGCCCGAAGAGTTCAACAAGCACAAAAGCGAAGCCAACGCCGTCAACCTCGTCAGCTTGAACAAGAAGTGGTACGAGACGGATAGCTACAAAGACGTGCGCGAAATCGATGTGTTGGAAGACGGCAAGGGAGAGGATCCCACCGAATCGATCCAACGTCGCGACCTGATGAAGTTGGTCACCAAGGGACTGAATCGCAACGAGCGGCTGATCATCATCCTCTATTATTATGAGGAACTGACGATGAAAGAGATCGGCAACACGCTGGGGCTATCGGAAAGCCGCGTGAGCCAAATGCACTCCAGCATTGTGAACCGACTCAAAGATCAACTCCGCCGCCGCCGCCCGGAATTCGCCCAGTAG
- the flhF gene encoding flagellar biosynthesis protein FlhF, protein MADVRTYRAETMQQALDVVRRELGPEAVILHTREIPQPRFLKWRRTRQRVEVTAGTGVNVRTPAARAVQPAAVASPPKAPIDDGGVSLEIGLSRPSTPEAFGPAPELLSPPPPAPAPTPTPTQERVADMGLPSVVSQPSGSQSAESSPISSQLRSIEQMVKSLSQTAAARRSDEVPSDLFHLYAELIDSEVEDTLAQEMVCRLKAECADEELQDVQLAKARLSQMVQNELHCSGPIRVTPGQRRTVALVGPTGVGKTTTIAKLAANFRLRDGIRMGLVTVDTYRIAAVEQLRTYAEIIDLPMKVVTSPLEMRRAMDELSGLDLVLIDTAGRSPRDEPKIQELQNFLLEAKVDEVHLVMSLVASARSLETTARQFAVAGTTSVILTKLDEAAGMGAMLSAARKIDSPISYLTTGQDVPDDIETAEAERIARLVLGSESLFGK, encoded by the coding sequence ATGGCGGATGTGCGGACTTATCGAGCGGAAACAATGCAGCAGGCATTGGATGTCGTGCGGCGCGAGTTGGGCCCTGAAGCGGTGATTTTGCATACACGCGAGATACCGCAGCCGCGGTTTCTCAAATGGCGGCGGACCCGACAGCGTGTGGAGGTCACTGCCGGGACCGGCGTGAATGTGCGAACACCCGCTGCACGCGCTGTTCAGCCCGCTGCTGTCGCCTCGCCGCCGAAGGCTCCCATTGATGATGGCGGTGTGTCGCTGGAGATCGGCTTGTCACGTCCGTCGACTCCGGAGGCCTTTGGACCAGCGCCGGAATTGCTCTCGCCGCCGCCGCCGGCTCCGGCTCCAACTCCAACTCCAACACAAGAGCGGGTGGCGGATATGGGATTGCCGTCGGTTGTGTCGCAACCCTCGGGTTCGCAGTCTGCGGAGTCGTCGCCGATTTCGAGTCAGTTGCGGTCCATTGAGCAAATGGTCAAGTCGCTGAGTCAAACCGCGGCAGCGCGGCGTAGCGACGAAGTTCCGAGTGATTTGTTTCATCTCTATGCGGAGTTGATCGATAGTGAAGTTGAGGACACGCTGGCTCAGGAAATGGTTTGCCGCCTGAAGGCAGAATGTGCTGACGAGGAGTTGCAGGACGTGCAGCTCGCCAAGGCGCGTTTGTCGCAGATGGTCCAAAACGAGTTGCATTGCAGCGGTCCGATTCGTGTTACGCCGGGACAGCGGAGGACGGTGGCATTGGTGGGTCCCACAGGAGTGGGGAAGACGACGACCATTGCCAAGTTGGCGGCGAATTTTCGGTTGCGTGATGGAATTCGCATGGGATTGGTGACCGTCGATACCTATCGGATTGCCGCTGTGGAGCAACTGCGGACCTATGCCGAGATTATCGATTTGCCGATGAAGGTCGTCACCAGCCCGTTGGAGATGCGGCGGGCGATGGATGAATTGTCTGGGTTGGATCTCGTGTTGATTGACACGGCCGGTCGCAGTCCGCGTGACGAACCTAAGATTCAAGAGCTGCAAAACTTCTTGTTAGAGGCCAAGGTTGATGAAGTGCATTTGGTGATGAGTTTGGTGGCGAGTGCGCGTAGTTTGGAGACGACTGCTCGGCAATTTGCGGTGGCTGGAACGACATCGGTGATTCTCACGAAGCTGGATGAGGCGGCCGGCATGGGGGCTATGTTATCCGCAGCCCGGAAGATCGATTCGCCGATCAGCTATTTGACCACCGGCCAGGATGTCCCCGACGATATTGAAACGGCGGAGGCGGAACGGATCGCGCGGTTGGTTCTGGGGAGTGAGTCGCTGTTTGGGAAATGA
- a CDS encoding P-loop NTPase, translated as MNDQARVLRGLVDQQESDAVPAPHARSLRARTIAITSGKGGVGKSNLALNMAIALRQSGAEVCVLDANLGLGNIDVLCHENSYWNLSHMVSGVRTLAEICRTGPAGVRVIPGAGGLVDVADCPERVQKKMLSQLVELEHSHDFLIIDTGSGIDRRVRRFLESADVVLVITTPEPTSIADSYATIKALMSSPEIPVLEAVVNQARSREEATRILERIGETSRIFLQTEVGAGGFLPYDTAVPEAVNLQTPFLLHAPRCPASRAIEQLARRIKNISRVKQSHGDFFSRIWPSRPREAAQAS; from the coding sequence ATGAACGACCAAGCACGCGTGTTAAGAGGTCTGGTCGACCAGCAAGAAAGCGATGCCGTTCCGGCTCCGCATGCCAGGTCGTTGCGCGCACGGACGATTGCCATCACCAGCGGAAAAGGAGGGGTGGGCAAAAGCAATCTCGCATTGAATATGGCAATTGCGTTGCGGCAATCGGGCGCCGAGGTGTGTGTGTTGGATGCGAATCTGGGTTTGGGAAACATTGACGTCTTGTGTCACGAGAACAGTTATTGGAATCTTTCGCACATGGTGAGCGGAGTGAGGACGTTGGCCGAGATCTGTCGGACGGGTCCGGCCGGTGTGCGGGTCATTCCGGGAGCAGGCGGGCTGGTCGATGTGGCGGACTGTCCTGAGCGGGTGCAAAAAAAGATGCTGAGCCAGCTTGTCGAACTTGAACACTCCCACGATTTTTTGATCATCGATACGGGGTCGGGCATCGATCGCCGTGTACGGCGGTTTTTGGAATCCGCTGATGTCGTGCTCGTGATCACGACACCCGAACCCACCTCGATTGCTGACTCATACGCTACGATCAAAGCGTTGATGTCGTCGCCGGAGATTCCAGTCTTAGAAGCGGTCGTCAATCAGGCGCGCAGTCGCGAAGAGGCGACGCGAATCTTAGAACGGATTGGCGAGACATCACGTATATTCCTACAGACTGAAGTGGGGGCAGGGGGTTTCCTGCCCTACGACACAGCCGTTCCCGAAGCGGTCAATCTTCAAACACCATTTTTGTTACATGCGCCCCGATGTCCTGCCAGTCGTGCGATCGAACAATTGGCTCGTCGAATTAAGAACATCTCACGGGTCAAGCAGTCCCACGGTGATTTCTTTTCGCGAATCTGGCCGAGTCGCCCGCGCGAGGCCGCACAGGCATCTTGA
- a CDS encoding LysM peptidoglycan-binding domain-containing protein codes for MNRELKVPAALAIMLLGFAAMVLWCGKPQDDAGAETAHEDFSDIDAEILDRPHTPHLTGLESPSDEPATLTADETASEDEGWLSWLNGTDSADADLVSDNKQTATDATGESKPQSRLNQKLITSRPVESGNALGRVAGNAVDDAKLWLSNRGDDDLSQETFGSNTEIPAPIQPETPSVVTTDPQPRHNEGWDVVAPSVAKELKQHPIRPQGASQRTYMIQPGDTLSRIAAKFLDGSHRAVDIYEANRDVLDNPNQLRVGTEIVIPNRQVAPAKPIVKPNGPVAENPSASRSERSSSRDSLFVPVSSRPLRNTVRDSSGDSEATSTQTAAPREYKVRRGDSLERIAVKFYGSRRKALDIFRANAEHLSSPNAIREGMTLTLP; via the coding sequence ATGAATCGTGAACTTAAAGTACCCGCAGCATTAGCCATAATGCTTCTGGGGTTCGCAGCCATGGTCCTTTGGTGTGGTAAACCTCAAGACGATGCGGGCGCTGAAACTGCGCACGAGGACTTCTCTGACATCGATGCGGAAATCCTAGACCGGCCGCACACGCCGCATCTCACGGGGCTCGAAAGCCCTTCCGATGAACCGGCGACTCTGACTGCGGATGAAACTGCCTCAGAGGACGAGGGGTGGTTGAGCTGGTTGAACGGGACCGATTCGGCGGATGCGGACTTGGTCTCCGACAATAAGCAGACCGCAACCGATGCTACAGGCGAATCGAAACCACAATCGCGGCTCAATCAGAAACTGATCACCTCGCGACCGGTTGAAAGTGGCAATGCGCTAGGCCGCGTTGCTGGGAATGCCGTTGACGACGCGAAATTGTGGCTGTCGAATCGCGGCGATGATGATCTGTCGCAAGAAACGTTCGGAAGCAATACAGAGATTCCAGCGCCCATTCAACCGGAAACGCCGTCGGTGGTCACCACAGACCCGCAACCGCGGCATAATGAAGGCTGGGACGTCGTCGCTCCGTCGGTCGCCAAGGAACTCAAGCAGCACCCGATTCGACCACAGGGGGCCTCACAGCGAACCTACATGATTCAGCCGGGAGATACCTTATCGCGGATCGCCGCTAAGTTTTTAGATGGCAGTCATCGTGCGGTCGATATCTACGAAGCGAATCGCGATGTGCTCGACAATCCGAATCAACTCCGCGTAGGTACTGAGATCGTCATCCCCAATCGTCAAGTTGCGCCGGCGAAACCGATTGTGAAACCAAACGGCCCGGTAGCTGAGAACCCGTCAGCTAGCCGCAGTGAACGCTCCAGCAGTCGGGATTCTCTGTTTGTTCCCGTCAGCAGCCGTCCACTGCGAAACACGGTCCGCGATTCGAGCGGCGATTCGGAGGCTACCTCGACTCAGACAGCTGCGCCGCGGGAATATAAAGTGCGACGTGGTGATTCGCTAGAACGAATCGCTGTGAAATTCTACGGTTCGCGACGTAAGGCCCTCGATATCTTTCGAGCAAACGCTGAGCACTTGTCCAGCCCCAACGCAATCCGCGAAGGAATGACCCTAACACTACCCTAG